In Paracoccus methylovorus, a genomic segment contains:
- a CDS encoding I78 family peptidase inhibitor, which translates to MKLSLSLAILATPFALAACTPEAPPPEEPIVSIADPCGAARYSHLVGQTSPTISVPEGQMYRIVRKDGPMTMDLNQERLTFIVDSRGKLLSVSCN; encoded by the coding sequence ATGAAACTGTCCCTTTCCCTTGCCATTCTGGCAACGCCGTTTGCGCTGGCTGCCTGCACGCCGGAAGCCCCGCCCCCCGAAGAGCCCATCGTCTCAATTGCCGATCCCTGTGGTGCTGCGCGTTATAGCCATCTGGTTGGCCAGACCTCGCCCACGATCTCGGTTCCCGAAGGGCAGATGTATCGCATCGTACGCAAGGATGGGCCGATGACGATGGATCTGAATCAGGAACGCCTGACCTTTATCGTCGACAGCCGCGGCAAACTGCTTTCGGTCAGTTGCAACTGA
- the parA gene encoding ParA family partition ATPase — MAGRIITVAQQKGGSGKTTIAVNLAVALRGQGHSVALLDTDPQGSMGRWFLERLERRGEDEALEFTTSSAWGASYESDKLKKRFDFVIIDTPPKIDSDLRPALRVADLVLVPVATSHVDLWATEGVLDLARREKCDTLIVLNRTRSHARLTGEVAQGAAALGAEVAAAQLANRVAYAEAFGQGLGAGETARNATARAEVEALMQEVLSALG, encoded by the coding sequence CACTGTTGCCCAGCAAAAGGGCGGCTCGGGCAAGACCACGATTGCGGTCAATCTGGCGGTGGCCTTGCGCGGGCAGGGCCATTCGGTCGCGTTGCTGGATACCGATCCGCAGGGCAGCATGGGGCGCTGGTTTCTGGAACGGCTGGAACGGCGCGGCGAGGATGAGGCGCTGGAGTTCACCACCTCATCCGCATGGGGGGCCAGCTACGAATCCGACAAGCTGAAGAAGCGCTTTGATTTCGTCATCATCGACACGCCGCCCAAGATCGACAGCGACCTGCGTCCGGCGCTGCGCGTGGCCGATCTGGTGCTGGTGCCCGTGGCGACCAGCCATGTCGATCTGTGGGCGACTGAAGGGGTTCTGGATCTGGCGCGGCGCGAGAAATGCGACACGCTGATTGTGTTGAACCGCACCCGTTCCCATGCCCGCCTGACCGGCGAGGTGGCCCAGGGCGCCGCCGCACTGGGGGCCGAGGTGGCCGCCGCGCAGCTTGCCAATCGCGTGGCCTATGCTGAGGCTTTTGGGCAGGGGCTTGGGGCGGGCGAAACCGCACGCAATGCCACCGCCCGGGCCGAGGTCGAGGCCCTGATGCAAGAGGTGCTTTCCGCATTGGGCTGA